From the genome of Neodiprion pinetum isolate iyNeoPine1 chromosome 3, iyNeoPine1.2, whole genome shotgun sequence, one region includes:
- the LOC124213644 gene encoding uncharacterized protein: MSTYRTPHSGLATVLAISLIFINSSFASFSTASNGHSVNATVPLRSSHKLPSLTFRGIEGSENARHLTMRRQAFPNQRGNQQVLNGTKYVSRQMPFSTRRTDNYKVKHATNINNEQANNVNAYSYVETSITHLDNTGYQTPGIYNQLVQPSSSMANLEIKLYGSVLFRINMNRVFGHILAVEKNLLTVNQHASLDLIMKTLALKQAYVFDVLKIFKQLQYSDRKAQFRMVLVALAYNVSPYVYCACKYWVDEIDGDRVDIYQLTAGIKEPSIFLAGIEASVIETCASTDAIVEQNPFGKMSVDVKQSLGPIFVSIFHKLKTREVILSQRIFGAILMNLPLGYLDPALEEYVEYIWIAAQQNSIQHWNDVASKVQYDSPVELVISVTKYLLRHGDTSSDLKRPLRYLLLHLRRASTTYPEEYSADMQVLFNNDGDLRKLFWMIQDDVIIPELIELRDLLIEYTKNVNISNMVEGMSKHIYRKPLDLLIAVLVRIQGRIQREDIKDLVTKLLSILTVEKELYPLSLTVPANVDLLILLNFLYVPNNSPEISALGKKIQDYLEQNLELLEDLSQLISKVDKTMCHRPVQCLVYVLVEIIHPSTVQRLRVPSTLILMIKKLLFVIRDTVSSDNENNVYDVLSFEVFIIIHILTGVDLEWNSEEPDLEKPGISIPPDYVDESENFTQQIIPSIRPPIELELPDFGPKPEFDPHPDFSPKPDFDQHPDFSPKPDFDPHPDTGPNPDFDPYPDYGPKPDFDPTLKPIDATDELPEELAHVPILPPNIDFETPFCVIFPKGDAPPYISPNEPSDKNDTGIVLEFPPITVLLQNFDPNTNFHPNELPEVPNISKPLQLMFGINYVKAILGKVDKAKYPTVISLLYDLLNHALTDWKVMTNPKLVSTIKAYLKAIDYLSATALLTIVVKYRKITSDVLYITFNPENPKDNNVDSRPPQKTPTGFMVLPVYHPKYLLQHVDPVDPYGTLIPKFEEGEDNPIEELINDGSLQEILGPQFNPLSSPNKATLLVVVLHKLIESNRVKFKPRLLKKLTAYLLSIKTVAMFTKMSDDYTYHLVELQPDPGINWQPETISLIVALPPGRNQDELNKLWIIKAFLAIPNLIDLLEIGTVPYSITRGELLKMIFKAAIWGNKISLDDETLDALKYYENKIMTNGFGALPVGWVWMEMIIISEEIPLGEIIEALLDYNNLPFDVPHAYNDVIKYLLENPYLLQSDDDFAFEQYHTKGSFLKGLFTHFLRVPDLDPNFKSQVRRLIPYIKQTGPGSERMNYATNDR; this comes from the exons ATGTCCACCTACCGAACACCGCATTCTGGACTGGCCACGGTCCTGGCGATTTCTCTCATATTTATCAACAGCTCTTTTGCATCATTTTCGACTGCGTCTAATGGCCATTCGGTAAACGCGACC GTTCCTCTGAGATCATCCCACAAGTTGCCAAGTCTGACATTCCGCGGAATTGAAGGAAGTGAAAATGCCAGACACTTGACTATGAGAAGGCAGGCATTTCCTAATCAGAGAGGAAATCAACAAGTGCTCAATGGCACAAAATACGTTTCGCGACAAATGCCATTTTCCACCCGTCGAACAGATAATTACAAGGTGAAGCATGCGACAAACATAAACAATGAGCAGGCCAACAATGTGAACGCTTACAGTTACGTTGAGACCTCAATTACCCATCTAGATAACACGGGTTATCAAACACCTGGAATCTATAACCAACTGGTCCAGCCTTCATCTTCAATGGCCAACCTTGAGATAAAATTGTACGGCAGCGTTTTATTCCGAATCAACATGAACAGAGTATTTGGTCACATATTGGCAGTCGAAAAGAATCTACTAACAGTTAACCAGCACGCGTCGTTGGATCTGATTATGAAAACCTTGGCACTGAAGCAGGCTTACGTATTcgacgttttgaaaattttcaagcaatTACAGTACAGCGACAGGAAGGCTCAATTCAGAATGGTATTGGTGGCCTTGGCGTATAATGTATCGCCGTATGTTTACTGTGCTTGCAAATATTGGGTGGATGAAATCGACGGTGATCGAGTCGACATCTATCAGCTTACCGCTGGCATTAAGGAGCCTTCCATATTTTTGGCGGGTATAGAAGCGAGCGTTATTGAAACCTGCGCTTCTACGGACGCCATTGTAGAGCAGAATCCGTTCGGCAAAATGTCAGTGGATGTCAAACAGTCGCTCGGTCCGATATTCGTAAGTATTTTTCACAAACTGAAGACTCGCGAAGTGATATTGTCGCAGAGGATATTTGGGGCAATTCTGATGAATCTGCCACTGGGTTATTTGGATCCTGCCCTCGAAGAATACGTCGAATACATTTGGATCGCAGCGCAACAGAATTCGATTCAACATTGGAACGACGTTGCATCCAAAGTTCAATATGACAGCCCAGTTGAACTCGTAATTTCGGTCACCAAGTACTTGTTGCGCCACGGCGATACGTCAAGTGATCTTAAACGGCCTCTCAGATACTTGTTACTACATTTGAGGAGAGCCTCAACCACCTACCCGGAAGAATACTCCGCGGATATGCAAGTACTTTTCAACAATGACGGAGATTTGAGAAAACTGTTTTGGATGATTCAGGATGATGTGATCATTCCCGAATTGATCGAGTTGAGAGACCTCCTGATTGAATATACGAAGAACGTAAACATTTCCAATATGGTAGAGGGAATGAGCAAACACATTTATCGCAAACCTCTCGACTTGCTAATCGCTGTCTTGGTGAGAATACAAGGACGAATTCAGAGAGAAGACATCAAGGACTTGGTTACGAAGTTACTGTCAATTTTGACTGTGGAAAAAGAACTTTATCCGCTGTCGTTAACCGTACCAGCAAATGTTGACTTACTTATACTCCTCAATTTCCTATACGTACCGAACAACAGCCCCGAGATTTCTGCTCTGGGTAAAAAAATCCAAGATTATCTGGAACAAAATTTGGAACTTTTGGAGGATCTGTCTCAGCTCATTTCCAAGGTGGATAAAACGATGTGTCATCGTCCGGTACAATGCCTGGTGTATGTTCTTGTTGAGATCATTCACCCTAGTACGGTGCAGCGGCTTCGAGTACCTTCCACCTTGATATTGATGATCAAAAAGCTGCTGTTTGTAATCAGGGATACAGTTAGCAGCGACAACGAGAACAATGTCTACGACGTGTTGTCATTCGAAGtgtttataattatacatatccTGACTGGTGTTGACCTTGAATGGAACAGTGAGGAACCTGacctcgagaaaccaggaatAAGTATCCCACCCGATTACGTAGACGAGTCAGAGAATTTTACGCAGCAGATTATACCATCTATTAGACCGCCAATCGAATTGGAGCTACCAGATTTTGGTCCAAAACCAGAATTTGATCCACATCCAGATTTTAGCCCAAAACCAGATTTTGATCAACATCCAGATTTTAGTCCAAAACCAGATTTTGATCCACATCCAGATACTGGTCCAAATCCAGATTTTGACCCATATCCAGATTATGGTCCAAAACCAGATTTTGATCCAACGCTGAAACCTATTGATGCAACGGACGAGTTGCCTGAAGAGCTTGCACACGTACCGATTCTTCCGCCGAACATCGACTTCGAAACACCGTTCTGCGTGATCTTTCCGAAAGGTGACGCACCGCCTTACATATCGCCCAACGAACCCAGTGACAAAAATGATACGGGAATTGTCCTAGAGTTTCCTCCGATAACCGTTCTTCTACAAAATTTCGATCCAAATACAAATTTCCACCCCAACGAGCTACCAGAAGTACCGAACATATCCAAGCCTCTGCAGCTTATGTTCGGAATCAATTACGTCAAGGCAATTTTAGGAAAAGTCGACAAGGCAAAGTACCCGACTGTGATATCACTGTTGTATGATTTACTGAACCACGCATTGACCGACTGGAAGGTAATGACGAATCCAAAATTGGTTTCAACCATTAAGGCATATCTGAAAGCTATAGATTACCTTAGCGCCACGGCATTGTTAACCATTGTCGTAAAGTATCGAAAAATAACGTCAGATGTACTTTACATTACTTTCAATCCCGAAAATCCCAAGGACAATAACGTGGATTCTAGACCACCGCAGAAAACGCCGACTGGGTTTATGGTGCTTCCAGTTTACCATCCCAAATATTTGCTGCAGCACGTGGATCCAGTTGATCCCTATGGCACACTGATACCCAAATTTGAGGAAGGCGAAGATAATCCGATTGAGGAGCTGATAAATGATGGTTCGCTTCAAGAAATTTTGGGTCCCCAGTTCAATCCTCTTTCAAGTCCCAACAAGGCTACTCTGTTAGTGGTAGTTTTGCATAAACTGATAGAATCGAATCGCGTGAAGTTTAAGCCTCGGCTGTTAAAAAAACTGACTGCATATTTACTGAGCATCAAAACCGTGGCAATGTTTACAAAGATGTCAGATGATTACACTTATCATCTAGTCGAATTGCAACCGGATCCAGGAATCAACTGGCAGCCGGAGACAATCAGCCTAATTGTGGCTCTTCCACCAGGTCGTAATCAGGATGAACTTAACAAGTTGTGGATCATCAAAGCGTTTTTGGCGATACCGAATTTAATCGATCTCCTGGAAATTGGTACAGTACCATATTCAATCACTCGCGGTGAGCTATTGAAGATGATATTTAAAGCCGCAATTTGGGGCAACAAAATAAGTTTGGACGACGAGACTTTGGACGCACTTAAAtactacgaaaataaaatcatgacGAATGGTTTCGGCGCGTTGCCTGTCGGTTGGGTCTGGATGGAAATGATCATCATCAGCGAGGAAATTCCTCTTGGAGAAATAATCGAGGCATTATTAGATTACAACAATTTGCCTTTCGACGTACCGCATGCTTATAATGATGTAATTAAATACTTGCTTGAGAATCCATATCTTCTTCAAAGTGACGATGATTTTGCTTTCGAACAATATCATACGAAAGGATCGTTTCTTAAAGGGTTGTTCACACACTTCTTGCGTGTGCCCGACTTGGACCCTAATTTCAAATCACAAGTGAGAAGATTAATTCCGTACATAAAGCAGACCGGTCCTGGATCAGAACGGATGAATTACGCCACGAATGATAGGTAA